One segment of Triticum aestivum cultivar Chinese Spring chromosome 2A, IWGSC CS RefSeq v2.1, whole genome shotgun sequence DNA contains the following:
- the LOC123186656 gene encoding uncharacterized protein, with protein MAERFPGDGAAANGFGRRHLHQDEARLPAEYEEIARRAFFDEDALRWARDDYLRDEMVRQRRAMEEIADRKRGREDEHGVVVLDSDDDDDDDDDAPGSSNPPRQPGEGCSRDGGGVGGGGDDDDGDGDGGDYTRFYMPRRVGGRRGGRRGRRRG; from the coding sequence atggccgagcgcttcccaggcgacggcgcggcggcgaacggcttcggccgccgccatcttcaccaggacgaggctcgcctccccgcggagtacgaggagatagcccggcgcgccTTCTTCGACGAGGACGCcctgcggtgggcgcgggacgactacctccgcgacgagatggtccggcagcgccgggccatGGAGGAGATCGCCgaccgcaagcgtgggcgcgaggacgagcacggcgtcgtggtcctcgacagcgacgacgacgacgacgacgacgacgacgcccccggatcgtccaacccgccgcgccaaccgggggagggatgcagcagggacggcggaggcgtaggcgggggcggcgacgacgacgacggcgacggcgacggtggtgacTACACGCGCTTCTACATGCCGAGGCGCGTGggtgggcggcgaggcgggcggcgagggagacggcgggggtag
- the LOC123191128 gene encoding uncharacterized protein, translating into MAELASGAVGTLLGVISHEALRLGRVRHDVQFIQEEMESMGSFLANLSGNSREHDEQVRTWMNQVRILANDCNNCIDLYLYRGDPALHLPKEGPGRYLRWAPWLVRKLLAQHRAAGQLRELKDRAQDIGNRRMRYGVEVKTESSSSRAGLTEPLLLPAPQDHEDEADMDNDQDGVDPLKVALSMTSMRMDKEDFFQRRLDQWIGLVVQVRAEAAEKHIKSNVAESRKLAAESKPLLPSIAFVVTDNEDANANAHALGSKALEVARAYFEKAEDIQDKVVPPEMKHAGALTREDKAVPPKIKDVGALAHEDKGVPPEIKNVGGLAREDKAMPLETKDAGALACEDKAMPQEIKDASPVVPPEIKDASPVVSPETKDNGALVHEDIVVPPEVKDANALVHEDKAIPSETREDGALTHKDKAMPPKIKDADALVDEDKVVVPPETKHIGAIRTKIRRKPMRLLCMKIRRLCHRRPRTPVVLPETKDASALVNEDKPVPQENRDASGALVHGDTAVPPETKGTGALEHKDMPAVPPETSDANNALMHKDKVAVQDTGYVVILVDVPEVHYDFITLRPHKILCYIMAELKRQQGTKQDPPKTRWGTYKYTRDTIRDIKQQIDKMKADSKINDIKICTLEDGMKELPDRQKLRKDGIDLEKEILGKNLGQLLWLLIYQSTTTAASEKDKKNKSMVAELYGAIIKQTAKELKWKIEGGSSSEQLEDPEYEDILSTVFPRSISTTITAGNSPLGTSVDDEIKEMVRGVKEMLHELRELEKSAKNLEVIPEDNFDETRQQKKDEIITEIRNRLKIKMMAQKIKECLRGDDQRILVILKVYDKYIPQWEETRNTLRPRGLGWCPIAGAVIVATKTTEQDTKQYFGCQELEPIEYSLVGLYLDTVLQNTGQHMNDQPSRQVLRDILCKCEPHEFCMKIFAHALYTKPKRSSGELSKLNSTLPAGATQKSLPSMMFKFSYRDLPKEYRSCLLYLAIFPGGKIIRRSTLVGRWVAEGLITTKDWRWSSSVDEAEKCFDTLIARCFVCPAGIDATGKVKSCTVHKLVYGFITKIAMKQRILETRLSHHLARHFSIFSDVRLRSSETIENFLKNSSQFSKLKVLDLEGCDCFPQNQHYLSHICRNILMLKYLSLRGTGVTRLPSAINNLHELEVLDIRDTEIHASATRHVLLQKLKRFLAGQKLKHVLAGHVDSSQSSPSDSPSVQMPEINKMECVEVPCNVKPKNRWNRLLSGHVDSSPADFSSVQIPEKIEKMVGVEVLSNVKPKNEQDLKDIGGLNELKKLGVAINKESDLKSLLNAISDLLNQSLRYLSITLDINIYKVPPSELSLKQNCPDVLERLSINESTSTQKGQLLKILVGKGNQLAKVTLTGTSLSQEDLNILAKLENLHCVKLRHNKYDESKLTFNKGEFKNLKNFLVEGNNMTEITFDDGAASNLEKIVLSSTNIVSISGVGYLKKLEELELNNIKNKGILHSLLFNAKHITRLTLRDTLLEQGDLEILARKRKMRYLALFGKFYNGSQLIFNKDEFQKLNFLIVGSSYITELSFTDGSPNLEKIVWSFKNIVSMSGIDKLPALKELELNGDSVPNDVEQVIKKLKNRLEYKHKDKPKKQEEKQGGPARCPSLWKAKDWCWRN; encoded by the coding sequence ATGGCGGAGCTGGCGTCGGGCGCCGTGGGGACGCTGCTGGGCGTGATCAGCCACGAGGCGCTTAGGCTCGGGCGCGTCCGGCACGACGTGCAGTTCATCCAGGAGGAGATGGAGAGCATGGGCAGCTTCCTGGCGAACCTCTCCGGGAACAGCCGCGAGCACGACGAGCAGGTCCGCACCTGGATGAACCAAGTCCGGATCCTCGCCAATGACTGCAACAACTGCATCGACCTCTACCTCTACCGCGGGGACCCAGCACTCCACCTGCCCAAGGAAGGCCCCGGCCGCTACCTCCGGTGGGCTCCTTGGCTGGTGCGCAAGCTGCTCGCACAGCATCGCGCCGCCGGCCAACTGAGGGAACTCAAGGACCGGGCACAAGACATCGGCAACCGCCGAATGAGATATGGTGTCGAGGTCAAAACGGAGTCATCATCTTCCAGGGCTGGGCTCACGGAGCCATTGTTGTTGCCGGCACCACAAGACCATGAAGACGAAGCAGACATGGACAACGACCAAGATGGGGTTGATCCACTCAAGGTGGCCTTGTCCATGACTAGCATGAGGATGGACAAGGAAGACTTCTTTCAAAGGAGGCTAGATCAATGGATCGGATTGGTGGTGCAAGtgagggcggaggcggcggagaaaCACATAAAGTCGAATGTGGCGGAATCAAGGAAACTGGCAGCCGAATCAAAACCATTACTGCCTTCCATCGCCTTTGTGGTAACGGATAATGAGGACGCCAACGCCAACGCTCATGCTCTTGGGAGTAAAGCCCTGGAGGTGGCAAGAGCCTATTTTGAGAAGGCAGAGGACATCCAAGATAAGGTTGTCCCGCCGGAGATGAAGCATGCGGGTGCCCTTACGCGTGAAGATAAGGCGGTGCCACCCAAGATTAAGGATGTCGGCGCCCTTGCGCATGAAGATAAGGGTGTGCCACCAGAGATCAAGAATGTCGGTGGCCTTGCGCGTGAAGATAAGGCTATGCCACTGGAGACCAAGGATGCCGGTGCTCTTGCGTGTGAAGACAAGGCTATGCCACAGGAGATCAAGGATGCCAGCCCAGTTGTGCCACCGGAGATCAAGGATGCCAGCCCAGTTGTGTCACCGGAGACCAAGGACAACGGTGCCCTTGTGCATGAAGATATTGTGGTGCCACCGGAGGTCAAGGATGCCAACGCCCTTGTGCATGAAGACAAGGCCATTCCATCGGAGACAAGGGAAGACGGTGCCCTTACGCATAAAGACAAGGCCATGCCACCAAAGATCAAGGATGCCGATGCTCTTGTGGATGAAGATAAGGTGGTTGTGCCACCGGAGACCAAGCACATCGGCGCTATTCGCACGAAGATAAGGCGAAAACCAATGAGGCTCTTGTGCATGAAGATAAGGCGGTTGTGCCACCGGAGACCAAGGACGCCGGTGGTGCTGCCGGAGACCAAGGATGCCAGCGCCCTTGTGAATGAAGATAAGCCTGTGCCACAAGAGAACAGGGACGCCAGTGGTGCCCTTGTGCACGGAGATACAGCGGTGCCGCCGGAGACAAAGGGCACTGGCGCTCTTGAACACAAAGATATGCCCGCTGTGCCACCGGAGACCAGTGACGCTAACAACGCTCTTATGCACAAAGATAAGGTAGCTGTACAGGACACTGGATATGTTGTCATCTTGGTCGACGTCCCTGAGGTGCACTATGATTTTATAACACTACGACCCCACAAGATTCTCTGCTACATCATGGCTGAGCTCAAGCGGCAGCAAGGCACAAAACAAGATCCTCCTAAAACAAGATGGGGCACTTACAAATACACAAGGGACACAATCCGTGATATCAAGCAACAGATAGATAAAATGAAGGCCGACAGCAAGATAAATGACATCAAAATTTGCACTCTTGAGGATGGTATGAAGGAGCTGCCGGACCGGCAAAAATTGCGCAAGGACGGAATAGATTTGGAAAAAGAAATCTTGGGTAAAAACTTGGGCCAACTCCTCTGGTTGCTCATCTACCAGTCAACTACTACTGCTGCATCAGAAAAAGACAAAAAGAACAAATCCATGGTAGCAGAATTGTATGGTGCCATCATCAAGCAAACAGCCAAGGAGCTTAAATGGAAAATAGAAGGCGGTTCAAGCTCAGAGCAGCTGGAGGACCCCGAATATGAAGACATCCTGTCAACGGTGTTCCCAAGGTCGATCAGTACCACCATCACCGCTGGCAATAGTCCTCTTGGCACATCGGTTGATGATGAAATCAAAGAAATGGTCAGAGGGGTTAAAGAAATGCTGCACGAGTTACGGGAATTAGAAAAATCTGCCAAGAACCTAGAGGTGATCCCGGAAGATAATTTTGATGAAACCAGACAGCAGAAGAAGGACGAAATCATAACGGAGATTAGGAACCGTCTCAAGATCAAAATGATGGCGCAAAAGATTAAAGAATGTTTGAGAGGTGATGATCAAAGGATCCTGGTCATCCTAAAAGTTTATGACAAGTATATACCCCAATGGGAGGAGACCAGAAACACTTTGAGACCCCGAGGACTGGGGTGGTGCCCCATCGCTGGTGCTGTGATCGTGGCCACAAAGACCACTGAACAGGACACCAAGCAATATTTTGGCTGTCAAGAGCTGGAGCCTATAGAATATTCTCTTGTTGGCCTCTACCTTGATACTGTGCTCCAGAATACAGGCCAGCATATGAATGATCAACCCAGCCGCCAGGTTCTACGCGACATCTTGTGTAAGTGTGAGCCACATGAATTCTGCATGAAGATCTTTGCTCATGCATTGTACACCAAACCCAAGAGGAGCAGTGGAGAGCTGAGCAAGTTGAATAGCACCTTGCCTGCCGGTGCCACACAAAAATCATTGCCCAGTATGATGTTCAAGTTCTCTTACAGGGATCTGCCTAAAGAGTACAGGTCTTGTTTGTTGTACCTCGCTATCTTCCCTGGAGGAAAAATCATCAGACGGTCAACCTTGGTAGGACGATGGGTTGCAGAAGGGCTGATAACCACCAAAGATTGGCGCTGGTCCTCTTCAGTGGATGAAGCCGAGAAATGTTTTGATACGCTCATTGCCCGGTGCTTTGTTTGTCCTGCTGGCATTGATGCTACTGGAAAGGTCAAGAGCTGCACTGTGCATAAGCTAGTTTATGGATTCATCACCAAGATCGCCATGAAGCAGCGCATTCTGGAGACAAGGCTGTCACATCACTTGGCTCGGCACTTCTCCATTTTCAGTGATGTCCGTCTCCGCAGCTCTGAAACAATTGAGAATTTCTTGAAAAATTCATCTCAGTTCTCCAAGCTCAAGGTGCTAGATCTAGAAGGCTGTGATTGCTTCCCGCAGAACCAGCACTACCTGAGTCACATATGCAGGAATATACTAATGCTCAAGTATCTCAGCCTAAGGGGAACCGGTGTTACCAGGCTGCCCAGTGCAATCAACAATCTACATGAGCTGGAGGTATTGGATATCCGAGACACCGAGATTCATGCGTCTGCAACAAGACATGTCCTGCTTCAAAAGCTGAAACGTTTCTTGGCTGGTCAAAAGCTGAAGCATGTCTTGGCTGGTCATGTCGATTCAAGTCAGAGCAGTCCTAGTGACTCCCCCAGTGTCCAGATGCCTGAGATCAACAAAATGGAGTGTGTGGAGGTACCGTGCAATGTCAAGCCGAAGAATCGTTGGAACCGTCTATTGTCTGGTCATGTTGATTCAAGTCCTGCTGACTTCTCCAGTGTGCAGATCCCTGAGAAGATTGAAAAAATGGTGGGTGTGGAGGTATTGTCCAACGTTAAGCCAAAGAATGAACAAGATTTGAAAGATATTGGAGGTCTGAATGAGCTGAAGAAGCTCGGTGTGGCTATCAACAAGGAGAGTGACCTCAAGTCATTGCTTAATGCAATCAGTGACCTCCTAAACCAGTCCCTCCGTTATCTGTCAATTACTCTTGACATAAATATATACAAGGTCCCTCCATCAGAGCTGAGTCTGAAACAAAACTGCCCTGATGTTCTTGAGAGACTAAGTATAAATGAAAGCACTAGCACACAAAAGGGGCAACTTCTTAAGATATTGGTTGGAAAGGGAAATCAACTTGCCAAGGTGACTCTGACTGGTACCTCCTTGAGCCAGGAAGATCTGAACATCCTTGCCAAGCTTGAAAACTTACACTGTGTCAAGCTTCGACACAATAAGTACGATGAGAGCAAGCTCACTTTCAACAAGGGTGAATTCAAAAATCTCAAGAATTTTCTTGTTGAGGGAAACAACATGACTGAAATCACATTTGATGATGGAGCTGCTAGTAACCTTGAGAAGATTGTTCTGTCCTCCACCAACATAGTCTCTATCAGTGGAGTCGGCTACCTTAAAAAATTGGAGGAGCTCGAACTGAACAACATCAAGAACAAGGGCATATTGCATTCATTACTTTTCAATGCCAAACACATAACCAGGCTGACTCTTCGTGATACATTGCTGGAACAAGGTGATCTGGAAATCCTCGCCCGCAAACGAAAGATGCGCTACCTAGCACTCTTCGGGAAGTTTTACAATGGCAGTCAGCTTATCTTCAATAAAGATGAATTCCAAAAGCTCAACTTTCTTATTGTCGGCTCCTCCTACATCACCGAGTTAAGCTTCACCGACGGGTCTCCTAATCTTGAGAAGATCGTCTGGTCATTCAAGAATATTGTTTCAATGTCTGGAATCGACAAACTTCCTGCACTGAAGGAGCTGGAGTTGAATGGTGACAGTGTCCCTAATGATGTTGAACAAGTCATAAAAAAACTAAAGAATAGGCTTGAGTACAAACACAAGGATAAGCcaaaaaaacaagaagaaaaacaaGGTGGTCCTGCAAGATGCCCGTCCTTGTGGAAGGCGAAGGATTGGTGCTGGAGGAACTGA